A genomic stretch from Terriglobus sp. RCC_193 includes:
- a CDS encoding BPTD_3080 family restriction endonuclease, translating to MAAEHPFFEHPILNSPYQEPRKHWELDKDGQPTQLIADSRRRAEFISPIPKPRMRKGQATQTSLQLQSDDGLSTKQQQYASAIINDLRAEVDAWRKLPSSSDWNVSPETARLLEHWRNYEFTGVRPFFCQVEAVETAIWLTEVAPKRDTWKRKYLQHLVDANKEANPELLRLALKLATGAGKTTVMAMLIAWQTVNAVRRPNSHFTKGFLVVAPGLTIRDRLNVIKPNDPYNYYSTRELVPQDMLQDIQRAVVVVENYHKFKPRERMELSKGTRGLLQGRGEELNTLETEGQMLQRVMPELLGMKNILVINDEAHHCYRHKDGESDETDIASDEKQEAKENEEAARMWITGLEAVKRKIGVSRVIDLSATPFFLRGSGYAEGTLFPWTMSDFSLMDAIECGIVKLPRVPVADNIPGADMPKFRNLWENIRQKMPKKGKGKGDKLDPLSLPVELQTALEALYGHYEKTYESWKDAGISIPPCFIVVCNNTSTSKLVYDYISGFVRDTPEGEQTIPGRLKLFSNFDESGNTTSRPRTLLIDSAQLESGGDLDDSFRKAAGPEIEQFRRELVARSGQQQSAEEIDDVQILREVMNTVGKKDRLGESIRCVVSVSMLTEGWDANTVTHVLGVRAFGTQLLCEQVIGRALRRQSYELLTEGEDAGLFPVEYADILGIPFDFTAKPVIAPPQAPREVIHVKALSERERLEIRFPRVQGYRVELPAERLEAEFNDDSTLVLNPDVVGPSVTHNQGIIGEGVDLNLRHLGDLRHSTLVMNLTKRLLYTKWRDEGEEPKLYLFPQLSRIVKQWLDKHLICVGGTFPAQLMYQELQDIACDRITTAITRKMEKETPIRAILDPYTPEGSSRNINFTTTKTERYQTAPDKSHVNWVILDSDWEGEFCRVAEAHPRVRSYVKNHSMGFEVPYRVGAVNRIYRPDFIVRIDDGSGEEDLLNLIVEIKGYRGEDAKDKKSTMNTYWVPAINHSGTHGRWAFAEFTSVYAIETEFAKEVEAKFNQMIAEIPAAYETKG from the coding sequence GTGGCCGCTGAGCACCCTTTTTTCGAGCATCCGATTCTCAACAGTCCCTATCAGGAGCCTCGGAAGCATTGGGAGCTCGACAAGGACGGTCAGCCGACCCAACTGATTGCCGACTCCCGCCGTCGCGCTGAATTCATCTCGCCTATACCCAAACCACGAATGCGGAAGGGCCAAGCGACTCAGACATCCCTTCAGTTGCAATCCGATGACGGCCTCTCCACAAAACAGCAGCAATACGCCTCCGCGATCATCAACGATCTCCGCGCGGAAGTGGACGCTTGGCGAAAACTACCCAGTTCCTCAGACTGGAATGTTTCACCAGAGACCGCACGCCTCTTGGAACATTGGCGCAACTATGAGTTCACTGGTGTTCGTCCGTTTTTCTGTCAGGTAGAGGCGGTAGAGACTGCGATCTGGCTGACTGAGGTCGCTCCGAAACGTGACACCTGGAAGCGGAAATACCTGCAGCATCTAGTTGACGCGAACAAAGAAGCCAATCCTGAACTCCTTCGGCTGGCGCTCAAACTTGCGACGGGAGCCGGCAAGACGACTGTCATGGCGATGTTGATCGCTTGGCAGACGGTCAATGCAGTTCGCCGACCAAACAGTCATTTCACCAAAGGGTTTCTTGTTGTGGCTCCGGGCTTAACGATCCGAGACCGCCTCAATGTCATCAAGCCTAACGACCCCTACAACTATTACTCGACTCGGGAACTTGTGCCTCAAGACATGCTTCAAGATATTCAGCGTGCTGTTGTGGTCGTTGAAAACTACCACAAGTTCAAGCCACGCGAACGCATGGAGTTGTCCAAAGGCACACGAGGGTTATTGCAAGGTCGTGGTGAAGAATTGAACACGCTTGAGACAGAGGGACAGATGTTACAACGCGTCATGCCCGAGCTTCTTGGCATGAAGAACATCCTGGTCATCAATGATGAAGCGCATCACTGCTATCGCCACAAGGACGGCGAATCGGACGAAACAGACATTGCGTCTGACGAAAAGCAGGAAGCGAAGGAAAACGAAGAAGCGGCGCGAATGTGGATCACGGGTTTAGAGGCGGTGAAGCGGAAGATAGGTGTTTCCCGCGTCATTGATCTCTCGGCAACACCATTTTTCCTCCGCGGTTCGGGCTATGCCGAGGGGACTCTCTTCCCCTGGACTATGAGCGACTTTTCGCTGATGGATGCGATCGAGTGCGGCATCGTCAAACTACCGCGCGTTCCAGTAGCGGACAACATACCCGGCGCCGATATGCCAAAGTTCCGCAACTTGTGGGAGAACATCCGGCAGAAGATGCCCAAGAAGGGCAAAGGCAAGGGAGATAAACTCGACCCCCTTTCGCTACCCGTTGAGCTTCAGACGGCACTTGAGGCCCTGTACGGCCATTATGAGAAGACTTACGAAAGTTGGAAGGACGCTGGAATTTCCATCCCCCCTTGCTTCATCGTGGTCTGCAACAACACCTCCACATCGAAGCTGGTCTATGACTACATCTCTGGGTTCGTCCGCGACACTCCCGAAGGCGAACAGACGATCCCCGGTCGGCTAAAGCTATTCAGCAATTTCGATGAAAGCGGAAACACTACCTCTCGCCCTCGGACGCTCTTGATCGACAGCGCCCAGCTTGAATCTGGCGGGGATTTAGACGACAGCTTTCGCAAAGCCGCAGGGCCTGAGATCGAGCAATTCCGGCGCGAACTTGTCGCTCGAAGCGGGCAGCAGCAAAGCGCCGAAGAGATCGACGATGTTCAGATTCTTCGTGAGGTGATGAACACCGTAGGCAAGAAGGATCGTCTTGGAGAGTCGATTCGCTGTGTCGTTTCGGTGTCTATGCTCACCGAAGGTTGGGACGCCAATACGGTCACGCACGTTCTGGGCGTTCGTGCCTTTGGAACGCAACTTCTTTGCGAGCAAGTCATCGGTCGCGCATTGCGTCGCCAGTCCTACGAACTGCTCACTGAAGGAGAGGACGCAGGCCTGTTCCCCGTTGAGTATGCGGATATCCTCGGCATACCATTCGACTTCACGGCCAAACCAGTGATTGCTCCGCCACAAGCTCCGCGCGAGGTTATTCACGTAAAGGCACTTTCGGAACGCGAGCGTTTGGAGATTCGTTTCCCACGGGTCCAAGGCTATCGGGTGGAGCTTCCTGCTGAGCGATTGGAGGCCGAGTTCAATGACGATTCGACCCTCGTGCTGAATCCAGATGTTGTAGGCCCTTCCGTAACGCACAATCAAGGCATCATCGGCGAAGGCGTCGACTTAAATCTCCGACATCTCGGAGACCTCCGACACTCGACGCTTGTGATGAACCTCACCAAAAGGTTGCTTTATACCAAGTGGCGTGACGAGGGAGAGGAGCCAAAACTTTACTTGTTCCCGCAACTGAGCCGCATCGTCAAGCAATGGCTCGATAAGCACCTGATCTGCGTTGGAGGGACATTCCCAGCACAGCTCATGTACCAAGAACTTCAAGACATCGCATGTGACCGCATCACGACAGCAATTACTCGGAAGATGGAAAAAGAGACGCCCATTAGGGCAATTCTCGATCCGTACACACCCGAAGGTTCAAGCCGCAATATCAACTTCACGACCACTAAGACTGAGCGATATCAAACAGCCCCTGACAAGTCGCACGTGAACTGGGTGATCCTCGATAGCGACTGGGAAGGCGAGTTCTGTCGTGTGGCTGAAGCGCATCCCCGTGTTCGGAGCTACGTCAAGAATCATTCGATGGGCTTCGAGGTTCCTTACCGAGTAGGTGCCGTAAACAGAATCTACCGTCCAGACTTTATCGTTCGGATTGACGACGGAAGCGGTGAGGAAGATCTTCTGAACCTCATTGTCGAGATCAAGGGCTACCGTGGAGAAGACGCGAAAGACAAGAAATCAACGATGAACACGTACTGGGTCCCGGCAATTAATCACAGCGGAACACACGGTCGCTGGGCCTTTGCGGAGTTCACCTCGGTCTACGCGATCGAGACTGAGTTCGCGAAAGAAGTCGAAGCGAAATTCAATCAGATGATCGCCGAGATTCCGGCAGCATACGAGACAAAGGGTTAA
- a CDS encoding site-specific DNA-methyltransferase, translated as MAKKAQTTATKKIETLVHDEASRKNIPTAEFQSVMREEDQRPVRVAYQRRNPDLDPQLIWRGKYPETGEAVDELLKVPAPPLYIQEKVHPKVLIDDLKHETEKARAGSVTDKTQIDLFADFNGLPNDDARTEFYQHEQHWSNRMILGDSLQVMASLAEREGLRGKVQCVYFDPPYGIKFNSNFQWSTTDRNDKNDKAQFITREPEQVKAFRDTWRDGVHSYLNYVRDRLILARDLLSPSGAVFVQIGDENVHRVRCVLDEVFGDENFITEIVVKKKGSQISGTMDPVNDFILCYGRSPKESGALKFRPLYETRSDAEVVEDFSSVELSTGERLTMAALEQRDDVPYREDLPAFRSRYRDARSFAPNPLKSGGFRKNQSRDFEFQGRTFPIGEGQCWKHTVIEEDGTTPGMERLARADRLLPLNRDVRFIKYASQPSAKQISNWWDGLGGASSPIYVVQTNAEIVKRCILMVTDPGDLVIDPTCGSGTTAYVAEQWGRRWITIDTSRVALALARARIMGARYPFYLLSDSREGQVKEAELQGRVPADAPIRADVRHGFVYRKIKDSTSGSIANNAEIDIIWENYKRSLEPLLQQLNSSVKTNFQEWEVPREPTASWSGIAKNLHTEWWNQRNARQSAIDASISGKAEFVNLYDRPYEDSAKVRVAGPFTVESLSPHRVLEMMDDELAPSARTNYDDPRDAGNFVQVILNTLKESGVQQADKHAKITFSSVTAWPGEMVCAEGRYQELDGKERRAAIMVGPEFGTVSRPDLVSAAREAGDAAFDVLIACAFNFDAQSSEFSKLGRIPVLKARMNADLHMAQDFKDTGKGNLFVIFGEPEIDIIPVDETGVQVKLKGIDIFHPGTGEVTSSEPDEIACWFVDTDYNAESFFVRQAYFLGANDPYKALKTTLKADIDEDAWKSLHSDTSRTFPKPSTGRIAVKVINHLGDEVMKVFSVS; from the coding sequence ATGGCGAAAAAAGCACAGACCACCGCGACCAAGAAGATCGAAACCCTCGTCCATGACGAAGCCTCGCGTAAGAACATACCGACTGCTGAATTTCAATCAGTGATGCGCGAGGAGGACCAGAGGCCCGTTCGAGTGGCATATCAACGACGGAATCCCGACCTTGATCCACAGTTGATTTGGCGTGGGAAATACCCGGAGACAGGCGAAGCAGTCGATGAGCTACTCAAGGTACCTGCCCCTCCTCTCTACATTCAGGAGAAAGTTCACCCGAAGGTTCTAATCGACGACCTCAAGCATGAAACAGAAAAGGCTCGTGCAGGCAGTGTCACAGATAAAACTCAAATAGATCTGTTCGCAGACTTCAACGGTTTGCCCAACGACGACGCTAGGACTGAATTTTACCAACACGAGCAGCATTGGTCGAATCGCATGATTCTTGGTGACAGCCTGCAAGTGATGGCTTCGCTTGCAGAGAGAGAAGGTCTTCGAGGTAAGGTGCAATGCGTCTACTTCGATCCTCCATACGGAATTAAGTTCAACTCCAATTTTCAGTGGTCCACGACCGATAGAAACGACAAGAACGACAAGGCTCAGTTCATCACACGCGAACCTGAACAGGTAAAGGCCTTTCGGGATACGTGGCGTGATGGCGTTCATTCGTACCTGAACTATGTCCGAGACAGGCTGATACTGGCACGAGATTTGCTCTCTCCTTCGGGTGCAGTCTTTGTGCAGATTGGCGATGAAAACGTCCACCGAGTGCGATGTGTTCTTGATGAAGTCTTCGGTGATGAAAACTTCATCACCGAAATCGTCGTGAAAAAGAAAGGCAGTCAAATTAGCGGGACGATGGACCCCGTGAATGACTTCATTCTTTGCTACGGACGTTCGCCTAAAGAGTCCGGCGCTTTGAAATTTCGCCCGCTCTACGAGACCAGAAGTGATGCCGAAGTCGTCGAAGATTTTAGCTCAGTCGAACTCTCTACCGGTGAACGGCTCACAATGGCTGCACTCGAACAGCGAGACGACGTCCCCTACAGAGAAGATCTTCCCGCCTTTCGGAGCAGATACAGAGACGCCCGCTCATTCGCACCTAACCCTCTCAAGAGTGGTGGCTTCCGAAAGAATCAGTCACGCGATTTTGAGTTTCAGGGGCGAACGTTTCCGATAGGCGAGGGCCAGTGCTGGAAGCACACCGTGATCGAAGAAGATGGGACGACTCCAGGTATGGAACGGCTCGCTCGAGCTGACCGACTTCTGCCGCTCAATCGAGATGTCCGTTTTATCAAATATGCTTCTCAGCCATCTGCTAAGCAGATTTCGAACTGGTGGGACGGGCTAGGAGGCGCGTCATCTCCCATCTACGTTGTCCAAACCAACGCCGAGATTGTAAAGCGGTGCATTCTGATGGTTACCGATCCCGGCGACCTAGTGATCGATCCGACTTGTGGCTCGGGTACAACCGCGTATGTGGCTGAGCAATGGGGGCGACGCTGGATCACAATCGACACGTCACGGGTGGCACTCGCCCTCGCCCGAGCACGCATCATGGGGGCACGATACCCTTTCTACCTTCTCTCTGATTCCCGTGAAGGCCAAGTCAAAGAAGCGGAGTTGCAAGGGCGCGTGCCGGCCGACGCACCAATCAGAGCGGACGTTCGTCATGGTTTTGTGTATCGCAAGATAAAAGACAGTACTTCCGGCTCCATTGCTAACAACGCTGAAATCGACATCATTTGGGAGAACTACAAGAGATCTCTTGAACCGCTCCTTCAGCAGCTGAATTCTTCGGTCAAAACGAACTTCCAAGAGTGGGAAGTTCCTCGCGAACCAACTGCTTCTTGGAGCGGGATTGCGAAGAATCTTCATACTGAATGGTGGAACCAGCGGAACGCCAGACAGAGCGCGATTGATGCTTCTATCTCAGGCAAAGCTGAATTCGTTAACCTCTACGACAGGCCCTATGAGGACAGTGCTAAGGTCCGCGTCGCCGGGCCTTTTACGGTAGAAAGCCTCTCGCCTCATCGCGTACTGGAGATGATGGATGACGAATTAGCGCCATCTGCTCGAACCAATTATGACGATCCTCGCGATGCTGGCAATTTCGTGCAAGTAATCCTGAACACCTTGAAGGAAAGCGGAGTTCAACAGGCTGATAAACACGCGAAGATCACTTTTAGTTCGGTGACCGCGTGGCCCGGCGAAATGGTCTGCGCAGAAGGTCGATACCAGGAGCTTGATGGCAAGGAACGTCGCGCAGCCATAATGGTCGGACCAGAATTTGGAACAGTTTCTAGACCTGACTTGGTTTCAGCGGCGCGCGAAGCAGGAGACGCCGCTTTTGACGTATTGATCGCGTGCGCATTCAACTTCGACGCCCAGTCTTCTGAGTTTTCAAAACTGGGCCGGATCCCTGTTCTGAAGGCGCGAATGAATGCTGACCTTCACATGGCGCAAGACTTTAAAGACACAGGCAAGGGCAATCTCTTTGTGATCTTCGGTGAACCCGAGATCGACATCATCCCAGTCGATGAGACAGGTGTCCAAGTAAAGTTGAAAGGTATAGACATCTTCCATCCGGGAACAGGAGAGGTGACGAGCTCAGAGCCGGATGAGATCGCTTGCTGGTTTGTCGATACGGACTACAACGCCGAAAGTTTCTTTGTCCGCCAAGCTTACTTCTTAGGCGCCAATGATCCGTATAAAGCTCTCAAGACCACGTTGAAAGCCGATATCGACGAAGACGCGTGGAAATCTCTACACAGTGACACTTCGCGAACATTCCCGAAACCCAGTACGGGACGGATTGCAGTTAAGGTCATCAATCATCTTGGTGACGAGGTGATGAAGGTGTTTTCAGTTAGCTAA
- a CDS encoding CBASS oligonucleotide cyclase: MPLSNTKLCYYDSNVLRLPADKRTEYHAQVDRLIAELSKSLKDKAEIKITKVVKAGSFAKFTILRKTNLNPVDVDVVFYISGRNIDHETLKGLNDTIYDLLLKVYPNKAVGDFEIQRKALTVEFVASGLNVDVVPVIEDPSRPGYGWQFDLESPGTHLETCAPCQIQFVRARKAKDKDFRTLVRLAKRWRNYAELKPLKSFTIELIMAYVLDKNGSEGSIEQKFRRFLVYIAQSQLKEVISFPENQTPLGTFSDPVVIIDPVYSLNNVAARITEEERKTIVAGAQSAWEAAHFASTEDDEDIWKEVFGPGFKTEEE; encoded by the coding sequence ATGCCGCTATCGAACACCAAACTCTGCTACTACGATTCGAACGTCTTGCGGCTGCCTGCGGACAAACGAACCGAGTACCACGCTCAAGTTGACCGGCTGATCGCCGAACTCTCGAAGAGCCTGAAGGATAAGGCCGAGATCAAGATCACGAAAGTTGTGAAGGCTGGCTCGTTTGCGAAGTTTACGATTCTCCGAAAGACAAACCTGAATCCAGTGGATGTAGATGTCGTCTTCTACATCTCTGGGCGGAACATCGATCACGAAACACTCAAGGGTCTTAACGACACCATCTACGATCTGCTGCTCAAGGTTTATCCGAACAAGGCAGTTGGAGACTTTGAGATTCAGCGAAAGGCTCTCACTGTCGAGTTCGTTGCTAGTGGGCTGAACGTAGACGTGGTGCCCGTCATTGAAGATCCATCTCGCCCGGGCTATGGCTGGCAGTTTGATCTCGAGAGCCCCGGTACTCATCTCGAAACTTGCGCCCCTTGTCAGATTCAATTTGTCCGCGCACGAAAAGCAAAAGATAAGGATTTTCGGACTCTTGTTCGCCTCGCAAAGCGCTGGCGGAACTACGCCGAGCTGAAGCCTCTCAAATCGTTCACGATTGAACTGATCATGGCGTATGTCCTCGATAAGAACGGTTCCGAAGGGTCGATTGAACAAAAGTTTCGGCGCTTTCTCGTGTACATCGCTCAGTCTCAACTCAAAGAAGTTATTAGTTTTCCCGAAAACCAAACGCCGCTGGGCACATTTAGCGATCCGGTCGTGATCATTGATCCCGTTTACAGCCTCAACAATGTCGCAGCTCGAATCACCGAGGAGGAACGGAAGACTATCGTTGCTGGCGCTCAAAGCGCATGGGAGGCTGCACACTTCGCTTCGACCGAAGACGATGAAGACATCTGGAAGGAAGTCTTCGGGCCTGGCTTTAAGACGG
- a CDS encoding WYL domain-containing protein: MDIGQRKIRWGVEQRLEFIEFRLFWVGSINRSDLTEQFGVSTPQASADLGRYEEKFPGSLIYDKSAKRYVPSASFAPQLTKPDGDDYLNRLKAVTDHSVEAADLWLSGMPPAESMPLPQRRVDVIVLRKVLDAVRSQRAVRVLYQSMNIERTEPVWRWISPHAFANDGLRWHVRAFCHLDKRFKDFLLSRCLGIDGDDVQLKPGSLDLSWHQYFDVVLVPNPLLSESQRDVVAQDYCMSDQKIVIPIRKSFLYYFRKRLRLDVAHVLDNVRETPVIVQNKEAFEKVLLEVDK; encoded by the coding sequence ATGGACATCGGTCAGCGCAAAATCCGCTGGGGCGTCGAGCAAAGGCTCGAATTCATAGAATTTCGGCTCTTCTGGGTTGGCTCTATCAATCGCTCGGATTTAACCGAGCAGTTCGGAGTCTCCACTCCCCAGGCGTCAGCCGATCTGGGTAGGTATGAAGAAAAATTTCCCGGAAGTCTGATCTACGACAAGAGCGCCAAACGCTACGTCCCGTCGGCCTCATTTGCTCCACAGCTCACCAAACCAGATGGGGACGATTATCTGAATCGCCTCAAAGCCGTTACGGACCATTCCGTCGAGGCAGCCGATCTTTGGCTCTCGGGAATGCCGCCCGCAGAGTCTATGCCTCTTCCGCAAAGACGGGTCGATGTGATTGTCTTACGAAAAGTCTTGGACGCTGTACGCTCCCAGCGAGCAGTTCGCGTTCTCTATCAGTCGATGAACATAGAACGTACCGAGCCGGTTTGGAGATGGATCAGTCCTCATGCATTTGCTAACGACGGCCTCAGATGGCATGTCAGGGCCTTCTGCCACTTGGACAAAAGGTTCAAGGATTTTCTTCTTTCTCGATGTCTGGGTATCGACGGGGACGACGTTCAGCTTAAACCGGGTTCTCTCGATTTGAGCTGGCACCAGTATTTCGATGTGGTTCTGGTCCCCAATCCCCTATTGAGTGAAAGTCAGAGAGACGTCGTCGCTCAGGACTACTGCATGAGCGATCAGAAGATCGTCATTCCTATTCGAAAGTCATTCCTCTACTACTTTCGCAAACGGCTTCGTCTCGACGTAGCGCATGTTCTCGACAACGTCCGTGAAACTCCGGTCATTGTGCAAAACAAAGAGGCGTTCGAAAAAGTGCTTCTCGAAGTCGACAAATAG